From one Melioribacteraceae bacterium genomic stretch:
- a CDS encoding DUF4252 domain-containing protein, whose translation MKATKLITITLAIAFLLSGCIAVDGYFKGVRNKVFSSVEGDFKKEVEFSIGPAAITLSSAVVSFSDAPEFTDDMLRKVDRIQLGVYKNYDWKNYKPSFNSLREITAELKDDGYDCIIRSVDNTDMFAVMVKTNTDRIKEMFVIAVNDEEMVMTQIFGDLDELLEIAIRSQGMNVNFAKN comes from the coding sequence ATGAAAGCAACTAAATTGATAACAATAACTTTGGCGATAGCATTTTTGTTATCCGGATGTATCGCAGTTGATGGTTATTTCAAAGGTGTAAGGAATAAAGTATTCAGCAGTGTTGAAGGTGATTTTAAAAAAGAAGTTGAATTTTCGATAGGACCGGCAGCCATAACACTTTCAAGTGCGGTTGTAAGTTTTTCGGATGCACCTGAATTTACCGACGATATGTTACGGAAAGTCGATAGAATTCAGCTTGGTGTTTATAAAAATTATGATTGGAAAAACTATAAACCCAGCTTCAATTCACTTAGAGAAATAACCGCAGAATTAAAAGACGATGGCTATGATTGTATTATAAGATCGGTTGATAATACTGACATGTTTGCGGTGATGGTTAAAACAAACACAGATAGAATAAAGGAAATGTTTGTTATTGCCGTAAATGATGAAGAGATGGTTATGACTCAAATTTTCGGTGATCTTGATGAACTTCTAGAAATTGCAATCCGATCTCAAGGCATGAACGTAAATTTTGCAAAAAACTAA
- a CDS encoding DUF4252 domain-containing protein, which produces MKNLTKYFAIVFFTAFSMIFAQSKDFTNEPGYVDFGDLAQFETGEGVTEVYLEENLLKMVSKITNESEPDVTELLKGLKLIKVNSFEVSDNNESALLKRMEDIDKKLNGKSWQRIVKRKAKDETAYVYVRTGNSDKFTGLVVLAFDKPGEAAFVNIVGDINLETIGKLTNRFDIPALGKVNETDETKTDKK; this is translated from the coding sequence ATGAAAAACTTAACAAAATATTTTGCAATAGTTTTCTTTACCGCATTCAGCATGATTTTCGCACAAAGCAAGGACTTTACCAACGAACCCGGTTATGTTGATTTTGGTGATTTAGCACAATTTGAAACCGGTGAGGGAGTAACTGAAGTTTATCTGGAAGAAAACTTACTTAAGATGGTTTCCAAAATCACAAATGAAAGTGAACCCGATGTTACTGAATTACTGAAAGGATTAAAACTCATCAAAGTTAACTCTTTCGAAGTTTCGGATAATAACGAATCTGCTTTATTAAAGCGCATGGAAGATATCGACAAAAAACTTAACGGAAAAAGCTGGCAAAGAATTGTTAAAAGAAAAGCAAAAGATGAAACTGCTTACGTTTATGTGCGAACAGGTAATTCCGATAAATTTACCGGTCTCGTAGTACTTGCATTCGATAAACCAGGCGAAGCCGCCTTCGTAAATATTGTCGGCGATATCAATTTAGAGACAATTGGCAAACTGACTAATCGTTTTGATATTCCGGCTCTCGGCAAAGTTAATGAAACAGATGAAACTAAAACCGACAAGAAATAA
- a CDS encoding RNA polymerase sigma factor, translating to MISREKKYSLLVKQHKNMIYGYALCMLKDRMEADDAAQEVLIRFWENLDKINLLAAKSWLMRTTHNLCIDYIRKRKPLHEIDEEFSESISAQENESNPLIMTQIKMAVSKVKELIKELPDHLRSVFVLYEIEGLKYKEISKTLDLPINTVKVQLLRARKQLQEKMKNYE from the coding sequence ATGATCTCTAGGGAAAAGAAATACAGTTTGCTGGTAAAACAGCATAAAAATATGATTTACGGCTATGCTCTTTGCATGTTGAAAGACAGAATGGAAGCAGACGACGCGGCTCAAGAAGTTTTAATCCGGTTTTGGGAAAATTTAGATAAGATAAATCTACTTGCGGCAAAATCCTGGCTGATGAGAACAACTCACAATTTGTGTATTGATTATATAAGAAAACGAAAACCATTACATGAAATTGACGAAGAGTTTTCGGAATCAATCAGTGCGCAGGAAAATGAAAGTAATCCATTAATAATGACACAGATAAAAATGGCAGTATCAAAAGTAAAAGAATTAATAAAAGAATTGCCTGATCATCTAAGAAGTGTTTTTGTCCTATACGAAATTGAAGGACTTAAATATAAGGAGATCAGTAAAACATTAGATCTCCCGATAAATACAGTAAAAGTGCAACTATTAAGAGCAAGAAAACAATTACAAGAAAAGATGAAAAATTATGAATAA
- a CDS encoding TerC family protein yields MTFYFWLGFLLLVFILLALDLGVFHKKDKAISTKEALLWTGFWIFLALLFNVFIYFAYEYHWLGIGLHVGHDMGGKEAAIKYFTGYVIEKSLSLDNIFVIAMIFAYFRVPDIYQHRVLFWGILGALIMRGIMIYAGAALIDRFDWMIYVFGGLLILTAIKMLISKDEEIHPDENPLVKLARRLYPVTGTYEGHHFFTHLNGKRAITPLFLVLLVIESTDVIFAVDSIPAIFAITTDPYIVFTSNVFAILGLRSLYFALAAMMNKFRYLKISIVVVLIFVGVKMLISELYHIPTLFSLGVIILILGFGVAVSLLQKDKN; encoded by the coding sequence ATGACATTCTATTTTTGGCTCGGTTTTCTGCTTTTGGTTTTTATACTTCTCGCACTCGATCTCGGTGTATTTCATAAAAAAGACAAGGCAATTTCTACAAAAGAAGCTTTGTTATGGACCGGGTTTTGGATTTTCCTCGCATTGCTTTTTAATGTATTCATTTATTTTGCTTATGAATATCATTGGCTTGGCATAGGTCTTCATGTTGGTCATGATATGGGTGGTAAGGAAGCGGCGATAAAATATTTCACAGGTTATGTGATTGAAAAATCACTTAGTCTGGATAACATATTTGTCATCGCAATGATTTTTGCGTACTTCCGAGTTCCGGATATTTATCAACATAGAGTTTTATTTTGGGGAATTCTTGGTGCACTTATAATGCGCGGAATTATGATTTATGCAGGTGCAGCTCTAATTGATCGTTTTGATTGGATGATTTATGTATTCGGTGGATTATTAATTCTTACCGCAATTAAAATGCTGATTTCAAAAGATGAAGAAATTCATCCGGATGAAAATCCACTTGTAAAATTAGCAAGGAGGCTTTATCCCGTAACCGGGACATATGAAGGGCATCACTTTTTTACACATCTGAATGGAAAAAGAGCCATTACCCCTTTGTTTTTAGTATTGCTTGTAATTGAAAGCACCGATGTAATTTTTGCCGTCGATTCAATTCCCGCAATTTTTGCGATTACAACCGATCCTTATATTGTGTTTACTTCAAATGTATTTGCAATCCTTGGATTAAGATCACTCTATTTTGCTCTAGCCGCAATGATGAATAAATTCCGTTATCTAAAAATTAGTATTGTGGTTGTGCTGATTTTCGTTGGTGTAAAAATGTTAATTTCGGAACTATATCATATTCCGACACTCTTTTCTCTCGGAGTAATAATATTGATTTTAGGTTTTGGAGTTGCAGTGTCTCTTCTGCAAAAAGATAAAAACTAA
- a CDS encoding choice-of-anchor A family protein yields the protein MNKRNLLSSILTVVFLVTGLTTQLFASVNPNADQKQTPYNPGNVIMTGASTAKVFGIDKGTGDIDITNPYSNNTQEVWAGTFKGDLDGQNAKFYCIDLQHPLATWTSEHQHEYTDDGNTPAEITYILYNYYPFKSLPYSGSLTESKEAAAVQLAIWHFADGVNANTISKSDIKSRTLAIIADANANAASITYANTLTIVPSTQTIPSGQAALFDIYTTDNFDNAAPNILVNLSSTSGTLSDVSVTTDATGHAGPVSLTQGAVDFANVTATAEVTIPLGTRYVHKTNPDDKQKLVLATPTTGTLNRTAEVNWEFAEDDCDGDGDNSVSIFDGFKFEFDGMINNGDGTSTWTYTVTGMGASKDLSHWVLALCEEHEVLSASFSGKWEVVVDPTTSVYGIKWDKEIDKNGGTLTFSFTLNGIYDIDIVDIAFKAGTSSYYCTILGPSCEEIEDCENKIGDFIWHDKNVNGIQDNNEPGIEGVVVELTYGSTTLTTTTDENGYYEFAGLENGTYSVKVASSNYAAGGVLESTDQTKWYSTKKNEGSDDSKDSDANKNESVTVTLDCADNTTIDFGFYKTCVSIIKEGPATAKPGDVITYTFRIENCGDVTLSGGVDIYDDLINPSGDHKIKNITPVHPGDVKFFEKEYTVKSTDCGELVNHAWAIGHPIDGSANVRDDSEWTTMIECAPDCSGEIGDRIWLDYREDGGDKNCNGIQDGSGATSEPGISNVRVILKDAANTPIDTVYTNSNGNYLFTGLCAGTYFVFVDESTLPEGYTPAPTDQGSNDAKDSDVNGVEVVLPHDDSKDYTIDFGYCAPAEEPEVDIEVIKSASTYNAEDGTQFNYIITVTNNGPDDAHGVEVSDLLPDGVVFIASSASVGSYDQNTGVWNVGNLANGASETLQITVQVDVEDVNNASFNLGIASDYNLFVLYDATQPSSDTEGRVAVGRNASFANYSVGDKLPANSGDVLIVGNDLQYTSGAVYNGNIVYGNTTNLDSVYYAVSISGGSLIKNPNRIDFSAAEGYLLGLSSTLFGYSVNATTTMEWGGLKLTGTDPYLNVFSVDAADLSAANNVTINVPNGSVVLVNVSGTTVSWSGGLTVQGTSIGNVLYNFKEATDITIQGIDIRGSILAPKAHVNFVAGVQNGQMICKSLEGMGQFNNSQFIGNIPVEQVITNVATLTNVIETDTNPDNNSDDAVVVVNGQDNGNGGGNGGGNGGGSGDGNWEYIGSFLEGQIVWSLAYTDDGCILVGTWGGAIYKSNTEGTEFTQINEDMNVGFIWSLLVHNGYYYAGTEQGVFRYNGSTWTLVGLAGMDVRSLVAVEGKIYAGVWTGGVYVSEDDGLTWTNLQSDMLNWAAVHDITVTFDLDFNIELFVATLGNGVCYSGDGGASWVELNIGYNFVWSIASTSNGTLFAGTYGGGLYTSVDGGMNWSHVTEVTANYIYDITVDVNNNVYISTLLGGIYVSVDGGSSFNNAGMGGLGTSSVLAFGSSEASNVYVGTSDGKIYRKTDNNGVTSVEDEDLPREFKLDQNYPNPFNPSTTIQFAVPKAGEYKVVVYNILGQQVAELLNTQLQPGVHKVDFSANQLASGIYIYQLIGQDVNFSKKMILIK from the coding sequence TTGAATAAGAGAAATTTACTCTCTTCTATTCTAACAGTTGTTTTCTTAGTAACAGGGTTAACAACACAACTATTCGCGTCGGTTAATCCGAACGCAGATCAAAAACAAACTCCTTATAATCCGGGTAATGTTATTATGACCGGTGCTAGTACTGCAAAAGTATTTGGTATCGACAAAGGTACAGGCGATATTGATATAACAAACCCTTATTCAAATAATACACAAGAAGTTTGGGCAGGTACATTTAAAGGTGATTTAGACGGACAGAATGCTAAATTTTACTGTATCGATCTACAACATCCTTTAGCAACATGGACCTCAGAACATCAACATGAATATACAGACGATGGAAATACTCCGGCGGAAATAACTTATATACTATATAATTATTATCCATTTAAATCACTTCCATATTCCGGTTCGTTAACCGAGTCGAAAGAAGCCGCTGCAGTACAGTTGGCAATTTGGCATTTTGCAGATGGTGTTAATGCAAATACAATTAGTAAATCAGATATTAAAAGCAGAACTTTAGCAATTATAGCTGATGCAAATGCCAATGCAGCTTCAATTACTTACGCTAACACATTAACAATTGTTCCTTCAACACAAACAATTCCTAGTGGTCAAGCAGCTCTTTTTGATATTTACACAACAGATAATTTTGACAATGCTGCACCAAATATTTTAGTAAATCTTTCAAGTACTTCCGGTACTTTAAGTGACGTTTCAGTTACTACGGATGCAACAGGTCATGCTGGTCCGGTTAGCTTAACTCAAGGTGCTGTAGATTTTGCCAATGTAACTGCAACGGCAGAAGTAACAATACCTTTGGGAACAAGATATGTACATAAAACAAATCCGGACGATAAACAAAAATTAGTACTTGCAACACCTACGACCGGAACCCTTAACAGAACAGCCGAAGTTAATTGGGAATTTGCCGAAGATGATTGTGACGGTGACGGCGATAATTCTGTTTCAATATTTGACGGATTTAAATTTGAATTTGACGGTATGATTAATAATGGAGACGGAACTTCTACTTGGACTTATACAGTAACCGGTATGGGTGCTTCGAAAGATCTTTCTCATTGGGTACTTGCTCTTTGTGAAGAACACGAAGTACTTAGTGCATCATTCAGCGGGAAATGGGAAGTTGTAGTTGATCCTACCACAAGTGTTTATGGTATTAAGTGGGATAAAGAAATTGATAAAAACGGTGGTACACTTACTTTCTCATTTACACTCAACGGTATTTATGATATAGATATAGTTGATATAGCTTTTAAAGCAGGTACCTCGAGTTATTATTGTACAATTCTTGGTCCTTCTTGTGAAGAAATTGAAGATTGTGAAAACAAAATCGGTGATTTCATTTGGCATGATAAAAACGTGAACGGAATTCAAGACAACAATGAACCTGGTATTGAAGGTGTTGTTGTTGAGTTGACTTATGGCAGTACTACTCTAACCACTACAACTGATGAAAACGGTTATTATGAATTTGCCGGTTTAGAAAATGGCACTTATTCAGTTAAAGTTGCTTCTTCAAATTATGCTGCGGGTGGTGTTTTGGAAAGTACTGACCAAACTAAATGGTACTCGACAAAGAAAAATGAAGGTAGCGACGATTCAAAAGATAGCGATGCAAACAAAAATGAATCTGTTACAGTAACATTAGATTGTGCAGATAACACAACAATAGATTTTGGTTTCTATAAAACATGTGTTTCAATAATTAAAGAAGGTCCTGCTACGGCTAAACCTGGTGATGTAATCACATATACTTTCCGAATTGAAAACTGCGGCGATGTTACTCTTAGCGGTGGTGTGGATATATATGATGATTTAATAAATCCATCCGGTGATCATAAAATCAAAAACATTACACCGGTTCATCCTGGTGACGTGAAATTCTTCGAAAAAGAATACACAGTTAAATCGACAGATTGCGGCGAGTTAGTTAACCATGCATGGGCTATCGGGCATCCAATTGACGGATCCGCAAATGTACGCGATGACTCTGAATGGACAACCATGATTGAATGTGCACCGGATTGTTCAGGTGAAATCGGTGATAGAATTTGGTTAGATTACAGAGAAGACGGTGGTGATAAAAACTGTAACGGTATTCAAGACGGATCAGGTGCAACTTCAGAGCCCGGTATTTCTAATGTTAGAGTTATATTAAAAGATGCGGCAAATACTCCAATAGATACAGTTTATACAAATTCAAACGGTAACTATCTATTTACAGGACTTTGTGCCGGAACTTACTTTGTATTTGTTGATGAATCAACTTTACCGGAAGGTTACACACCTGCACCAACAGATCAAGGTAGTAACGACGCAAAAGATAGCGATGTAAATGGAGTCGAAGTTGTCTTACCACACGATGATTCAAAAGATTATACAATTGATTTCGGTTATTGTGCTCCTGCTGAAGAACCTGAAGTTGATATAGAAGTTATTAAATCAGCATCTACTTATAATGCAGAAGACGGAACTCAGTTTAATTACATTATAACAGTTACTAATAATGGTCCTGACGATGCTCACGGAGTAGAAGTGTCTGATCTTCTTCCTGACGGTGTTGTATTTATAGCAAGTTCAGCTTCTGTAGGATCATATGATCAAAACACAGGCGTATGGAATGTTGGAAACTTAGCAAACGGAGCTTCTGAAACATTACAAATTACAGTTCAAGTTGATGTTGAAGATGTAAACAATGCTAGTTTCAATTTAGGAATCGCTTCTGATTACAACTTGTTTGTTCTTTATGATGCAACACAACCTTCATCCGATACAGAAGGAAGAGTTGCTGTTGGTAGAAATGCAAGTTTTGCAAATTACAGTGTTGGGGATAAACTTCCCGCTAATAGCGGTGATGTGCTGATTGTCGGAAACGATCTTCAATACACTTCCGGTGCGGTTTATAACGGAAACATAGTTTATGGTAATACAACAAATCTAGATAGTGTTTACTACGCTGTAAGTATTAGTGGTGGTTCTTTAATAAAGAATCCTAATCGTATTGACTTCTCAGCAGCTGAGGGTTACTTACTTGGATTATCCTCAACATTGTTCGGTTATAGTGTAAACGCTACAACAACAATGGAATGGGGCGGCTTAAAGTTAACCGGTACTGATCCTTATCTTAATGTATTTAGCGTTGATGCTGCTGATCTTTCTGCAGCTAATAATGTAACAATCAATGTACCTAACGGTTCTGTTGTGCTTGTTAACGTTAGCGGAACTACTGTAAGTTGGTCCGGTGGTTTAACAGTACAAGGTACATCAATAGGAAATGTGCTTTATAACTTCAAAGAAGCAACAGATATTACAATTCAAGGTATTGACATTCGCGGTTCAATTCTTGCACCAAAAGCACACGTTAATTTTGTAGCCGGTGTACAGAACGGTCAAATGATTTGTAAATCACTTGAAGGAATGGGTCAATTCAACAACTCACAATTTATTGGCAATATTCCGGTTGAACAAGTCATTACAAACGTTGCAACATTAACAAACGTAATTGAAACAGATACAAATCCAGACAATAATAGTGACGATGCTGTTGTCGTAGTGAATGGTCAAGATAATGGAAACGGTGGTGGCAATGGTGGTGGAAACGGCGGCGGAAGTGGAGATGGTAATTGGGAATACATTGGTAGCTTCTTAGAAGGTCAAATAGTTTGGTCACTAGCTTATACTGACGATGGATGTATCTTAGTCGGTACATGGGGTGGCGCAATCTATAAATCAAATACAGAAGGTACAGAGTTTACACAAATTAACGAAGATATGAATGTTGGTTTCATTTGGTCATTGTTAGTCCATAACGGTTACTACTATGCTGGTACTGAACAAGGTGTATTTAGATATAATGGATCTACCTGGACATTAGTTGGTTTAGCTGGTATGGATGTAAGATCATTAGTTGCAGTTGAAGGAAAGATCTACGCGGGTGTTTGGACTGGCGGAGTTTATGTCTCTGAAGATGATGGATTGACATGGACAAACCTACAATCCGATATGCTTAACTGGGCAGCAGTACACGATATAACAGTTACATTCGATCTAGACTTTAACATCGAACTCTTCGTTGCTACATTAGGTAACGGTGTATGTTACTCAGGTGACGGAGGTGCTTCGTGGGTTGAACTAAACATTGGTTACAACTTTGTATGGTCAATCGCTTCAACATCTAACGGTACATTATTCGCCGGTACATACGGTGGTGGTCTTTACACATCTGTTGACGGTGGAATGAACTGGTCACATGTTACTGAAGTAACTGCAAACTATATCTATGACATAACAGTTGACGTAAACAATAATGTTTATATCAGTACACTACTTGGTGGAATATATGTTTCGGTTGACGGTGGTTCATCATTCAACAATGCTGGGATGGGCGGATTAGGTACTAGCTCAGTATTAGCATTCGGTTCTTCTGAAGCAAGCAACGTATATGTTGGTACAAGTGATGGTAAGATCTATCGCAAAACTGATAACAATGGTGTAACTTCAGTTGAAGATGAAGATTTACCAAGAGAGTTCAAATTGGATCAAAACTATCCGAACCCATTTAACCCAAGTACAACAATTCAGTTTGCAGTACCAAAAGCTGGTGAATATAAAGTTGTTGTTTATAACATCCTCGGTCAGCAAGTTGCAGAATTACTAAATACTCAATTGCAACCGGGAGTTCATAAAGTGGATTTCAGTGCTAATCAATTAGCATCCGGTATCTATATCTATCAACTGATTGGTCAAGATGTAAACTTCTCCAAGAAGATGATATTAATAAAGTAA
- a CDS encoding SRPBCC domain-containing protein codes for MKSKTIFIWLFIWGINMNAQNKIIDFEFTVNTSPSQAYKAWTTVEGIQTFFALDGKIELELFGDYHIYFFPDAPEGSRGAEDEKVISFEENKMISFTWGFPPSLPDLRANQKTVVNIRFNPTDDGKTKIHFIQSGWGEGEDWQKGYEYFVAAWGKAVLPRLIYSFENGPVDWNDMPDLSQYHLIK; via the coding sequence ATGAAAAGTAAAACAATATTCATTTGGCTTTTTATTTGGGGGATAAACATGAACGCACAAAATAAAATTATAGATTTTGAATTTACAGTAAACACTTCGCCATCACAAGCATACAAAGCTTGGACAACAGTCGAAGGTATTCAGACATTTTTTGCTTTGGATGGGAAAATAGAATTAGAATTGTTCGGCGATTATCACATTTACTTTTTCCCGGATGCACCGGAAGGAAGCCGCGGTGCCGAAGATGAAAAAGTAATTTCATTCGAAGAAAATAAAATGATTTCATTCACTTGGGGATTCCCACCATCATTACCTGACCTTAGAGCTAATCAAAAAACAGTTGTGAATATTAGATTTAATCCGACGGACGATGGAAAAACAAAAATTCATTTTATACAAAGTGGTTGGGGTGAGGGAGAAGATTGGCAAAAAGGCTATGAATATTTTGTAGCAGCTTGGGGAAAAGCGGTATTACCAAGATTAATTTACAGTTTTGAGAATGGTCCGGTTGATTGGAATGACATGCCTGATCTATCACAATATCATTTAATTAAATAA
- a CDS encoding cupin domain-containing protein, which produces MESKKYLINEEIPWENIMKGIKRKMLGFNKDLMMVKIFFAKGAVGAKHSHHHSQTSYIEKGKFEVNIGDETKILNEGDGFYVPPNIEHGVKSLTPGIIIDVFNPCREDFLR; this is translated from the coding sequence GTGGAAAGCAAAAAATATTTGATCAATGAAGAAATCCCTTGGGAAAATATCATGAAGGGAATAAAGCGTAAAATGCTCGGCTTTAATAAGGATTTGATGATGGTTAAAATCTTCTTTGCAAAAGGAGCAGTCGGCGCAAAACATAGTCATCATCATAGTCAAACTTCATATATAGAAAAAGGAAAGTTTGAAGTGAACATCGGAGATGAAACAAAAATATTAAATGAAGGTGACGGTTTTTATGTCCCTCCCAACATTGAACATGGAGTAAAATCATTAACGCCGGGCATCATTATAGATGTATTCAATCCTTGTCGTGAAGATTTTTTAAGATGA
- a CDS encoding sodium-translocating pyrophosphatase — protein MIPNNLFWLVPIGSILALGFAYFFFKQMMKRSEGNDTMKKIAVYVREGAMAYLKQQYKVVIIFFVIMTILFSILAYGFNYQNPWVPFAFITGGFFSALAGFFGMKTATYASARTAHAASNSLNDGLQVAFRSGAVMGLVVVGLGLLDISIWFIVLNYVYPVTLTDGHNLIVVTTTMLTFGMGASAQALFARVGGGIFTKAADVGGDLVGKVEAGIPEDDPRNPATIADNVGDNVGDVAGMGADLYESYCGSILATAALGSAAYLKDTSMQFNAVIAPMLVAVVGIVLSIIGIFMVRAKEEANQKQLLAALSRSINVSSILIVIFSLGIIHLLGFPNPWGIWAAVVTGLVTGIVIGKGTEYYTSASYRPTIAIAESSKTGAATVIISGLGMGMISTIIPVISVVVGIIFSFMFASGFDLANINMGLYGIGIAAVGMLSTLGLTLATDAYGPIADNAGGNAEMSNLGSKVRERTDALDSLGNTTAATGKGFAIGSAALTALALLASYIEELRIGLIRIGEEVLSLGNGVVVSIKDAEIMDFMHYFEVNLMNPIVLVGIFIGSMMAFVFCGLTMNAVGRAAQKMVDEVRRQFAEIPGILDGKAIPDYARCVEISTKGAQLEMILPSSLAIVIPILVGIVFGVPGVMGLLVGGLATGFILAVFMANSGGAWDNAKKYVEEGNLGGKGSSSHKATVIGDTVGDPFKDTSGPSLNILIKLMSMVAIVMSGLTVAFSIL, from the coding sequence ATGATTCCGAACAATTTATTCTGGCTTGTACCAATAGGTTCAATTCTTGCGTTAGGTTTTGCGTACTTTTTCTTTAAACAGATGATGAAAAGAAGTGAAGGGAATGACACGATGAAAAAAATTGCTGTTTATGTTCGTGAAGGTGCGATGGCTTACTTAAAACAGCAATATAAAGTTGTGATTATATTTTTTGTTATAATGACAATTCTATTTTCAATTCTTGCCTATGGATTTAATTACCAAAACCCGTGGGTTCCGTTTGCATTTATAACCGGTGGATTCTTTTCGGCTTTAGCCGGCTTTTTCGGTATGAAGACTGCAACGTATGCATCCGCACGAACTGCTCATGCAGCAAGTAATTCACTTAATGATGGTCTTCAAGTTGCATTCCGGAGCGGTGCAGTAATGGGGTTGGTTGTAGTAGGTTTAGGTCTGTTAGATATTTCAATCTGGTTTATAGTTTTAAATTATGTTTATCCGGTTACTTTAACAGACGGACACAATTTAATAGTAGTTACGACGACAATGTTAACATTTGGAATGGGTGCCTCGGCGCAAGCTCTGTTTGCGAGGGTTGGCGGAGGTATTTTTACTAAAGCGGCAGATGTGGGCGGTGATCTTGTCGGTAAAGTTGAAGCCGGAATTCCCGAAGACGATCCGCGTAATCCCGCTACTATTGCTGATAATGTCGGCGATAACGTTGGTGACGTTGCCGGAATGGGTGCCGATCTATATGAGTCATACTGCGGTTCAATATTAGCTACTGCAGCCTTGGGTTCAGCTGCTTACTTAAAAGACACTTCGATGCAGTTTAATGCTGTAATTGCACCTATGCTTGTTGCGGTGGTTGGAATCGTTCTCTCTATAATCGGAATATTTATGGTTAGAGCAAAAGAAGAAGCAAATCAAAAACAATTACTTGCCGCTTTATCAAGATCAATAAATGTAAGTTCAATTCTTATAGTAATATTTTCTCTCGGTATAATCCATCTTTTGGGATTTCCAAATCCTTGGGGAATTTGGGCGGCAGTCGTAACCGGCTTAGTTACCGGAATTGTAATTGGTAAAGGAACCGAATATTACACATCAGCTTCATACAGACCAACAATTGCGATTGCCGAAAGTTCAAAAACCGGTGCGGCTACAGTTATTATTTCCGGCTTAGGAATGGGAATGATTTCAACAATTATTCCTGTAATATCTGTAGTGGTCGGAATTATTTTTTCATTTATGTTTGCCTCCGGCTTTGATTTAGCAAATATTAATATGGGCTTATATGGAATAGGAATAGCAGCAGTCGGTATGCTTTCTACATTAGGTTTAACACTCGCTACCGATGCATACGGACCAATTGCAGACAATGCAGGCGGCAATGCAGAGATGAGTAATCTCGGATCAAAAGTAAGAGAAAGAACTGATGCACTAGATTCTTTAGGGAACACAACAGCTGCAACCGGAAAGGGTTTTGCAATCGGTTCGGCAGCTTTAACCGCTTTGGCTTTGCTCGCTTCATACATCGAAGAATTACGAATAGGTTTAATAAGAATTGGTGAAGAAGTACTTTCGCTTGGGAATGGAGTTGTTGTAAGTATTAAAGATGCAGAGATAATGGACTTTATGCATTACTTTGAAGTGAACTTGATGAATCCGATTGTTTTAGTCGGAATTTTTATAGGCTCAATGATGGCATTTGTTTTCTGCGGTTTAACTATGAATGCCGTCGGACGTGCCGCGCAGAAAATGGTTGACGAAGTAAGAAGACAATTTGCTGAAATCCCGGGAATATTAGATGGCAAAGCAATTCCTGATTATGCTAGATGTGTTGAGATTTCAACTAAAGGTGCACAGTTAGAGATGATTCTTCCCTCTTCACTCGCAATAGTCATTCCTATTTTAGTTGGAATAGTTTTCGGTGTCCCTGGTGTAATGGGATTGTTAGTCGGTGGTTTAGCAACGGGATTTATTCTTGCCGTATTTATGGCAAACTCTGGTGGTGCTTGGGATAATGCAAAAAAATATGTTGAAGAAGGAAACCTCGGCGGTAAAGGTTCTTCGAGTCATAAAGCTACAGTGATCGGTGATACTGTTGGTGATCCTTTCAAAGATACATCGGGACCTAGTTTGAACATATTGATAAAATTAATGAGTATGGTTGCAATCGTTATGTCAGGCTTAACAGTTGCCTTTTCTATTTTGTAA